From a region of the Pseudonocardia sp. T1-2H genome:
- the cas2 gene encoding CRISPR-associated endonuclease Cas2 — protein sequence MDGDLMELLITYDVDTTDREGERRLRRVAKVCEGIGHRVQKSVFEIVCDPVQRVRLEAALSDVIDHQRDSVRVYRLNQGTFAEAHHLGAAIAPPHHGPLIV from the coding sequence GTGGACGGTGACCTGATGGAACTTCTCATCACCTACGACGTCGACACCACCGACCGGGAGGGTGAGCGCCGGCTGCGTCGCGTCGCCAAGGTCTGCGAGGGAATCGGGCATCGAGTCCAGAAATCCGTGTTCGAGATCGTGTGTGATCCCGTCCAACGCGTCCGCCTCGAAGCGGCGCTATCCGACGTCATCGACCACCAGCGGGACAGCGTGCGCGTGTACCGCCTCAACCAGGGCACCTTCGCGGAAGCCCACCACCTGGGAGCTGCCATCGCGCCACCCCACCATGGCCCGTTGATCGTCTGA
- the cas1c gene encoding type I-C CRISPR-associated endonuclease Cas1c — MVELLNTLYATTPGTSLHLDGDALRLVHPERTGRHLVPLVRLDHIVAWNGVALSDDLLHRCAADGRSVTWVTRNGRFLGRVSGPQTGNPMLRLGQFRAYEDPGHRLMLGRCLVAGKLHNYRQLLLRAARDSSGARQTRLREIAARHAEALTELAAARSLTAVLGIEGQAARGYFRGLDVLSPGVGAGRTRRPTLDPVNCLLSFGYGMLRVAVHGALEQVGLDPYIGYLHGVRSGKPALALDLMEEFRPLLVDRLVLTLFNRGQVATRHTETLPGGAVQLTDEGRRMFLEQWSTARERKWHHAGLVSDLPAALLPLVQARLLARHLRGDSESYLPWTVT; from the coding sequence ATGGTTGAACTGCTCAACACGCTCTACGCGACGACCCCAGGCACCAGCCTGCACCTGGACGGCGACGCGCTACGGCTCGTGCACCCCGAGCGGACCGGCCGCCACCTCGTCCCGCTGGTGCGGCTCGACCACATCGTCGCGTGGAACGGCGTAGCCCTGTCCGACGACCTGCTGCACCGGTGCGCCGCTGACGGCCGGTCTGTCACCTGGGTGACCCGCAACGGCCGCTTCCTCGGCCGAGTCAGCGGCCCCCAGACCGGTAACCCGATGCTGCGGCTCGGTCAGTTCCGCGCCTACGAGGATCCGGGGCACCGTCTGATGCTCGGACGGTGTCTTGTCGCCGGCAAACTGCACAACTACCGCCAGCTGTTGCTCCGCGCGGCACGTGACAGCAGCGGCGCCCGGCAGACACGACTCCGTGAGATCGCTGCCCGACACGCGGAGGCGCTCACCGAGCTCGCCGCCGCCCGATCGCTGACCGCGGTACTCGGCATCGAGGGCCAGGCCGCCCGAGGCTACTTCCGCGGCCTCGACGTGCTGTCTCCCGGTGTCGGCGCCGGACGGACACGGCGGCCCACCCTGGACCCGGTCAACTGCTTGCTGTCCTTCGGATACGGCATGTTGCGCGTCGCCGTGCACGGCGCGCTGGAGCAGGTCGGCCTCGACCCGTACATCGGCTACCTGCACGGGGTGCGATCGGGAAAGCCGGCGCTGGCTCTGGACCTGATGGAGGAGTTCCGGCCGCTGCTCGTCGACCGGCTCGTCTTGACCCTGTTCAACCGTGGCCAGGTCGCGACCCGCCACACCGAGACGCTCCCCGGCGGGGCAGTGCAGTTGACCGACGAGGGGCGACGGATGTTCCTGGAACAGTGGTCCACTGCCCGCGAGCGGAAATGGCACCATGCCGGCCTCGTCAGCGACCTTCCGGCCGCCCTGCTGCCGCTCGTTCAGGCCCGACTGCTGGCCCGACACCTCCGCGGCGACAGCGAGTCGTACCTGCCGTGGACGGTGACCTGA
- the cas4 gene encoding CRISPR-associated protein Cas4, with translation MLDRPGEGPRSIPISALEHHAYCPRQAALIHVEGYFDTTVDTVRGDLAHAAVNRPGMGHGRDHSRLFRSLPVWSEEFGLHGVCDVVQFDPTGPLPVEHKSGSYRPGGPADVQVGAQVLCLREMFQAEVPTGVIFAGKDRRRHEIRVDDALVARVQTTTTAVRALLEQSLLPEPVHDSRCRRCSLRPGCMPEAPKHVDGLFMPRPEGEWHG, from the coding sequence GTGCTGGACCGGCCCGGCGAGGGGCCCCGAAGCATCCCGATCTCGGCGCTGGAGCACCACGCCTACTGCCCCCGGCAGGCGGCTCTGATCCACGTCGAGGGGTACTTCGACACCACCGTCGACACCGTCCGGGGCGACCTCGCGCACGCTGCGGTGAATCGCCCCGGAATGGGGCACGGCCGCGACCACAGCCGGTTGTTCCGCTCGTTGCCGGTGTGGAGCGAGGAATTCGGGCTGCACGGCGTCTGCGACGTCGTGCAGTTCGATCCCACCGGCCCACTGCCCGTCGAGCACAAGTCGGGCTCCTACCGGCCGGGCGGGCCCGCCGATGTGCAGGTCGGCGCGCAGGTGCTCTGCCTGCGCGAGATGTTCCAGGCCGAGGTCCCAACCGGCGTGATCTTCGCCGGCAAGGATCGCCGCCGCCACGAAATCCGCGTCGATGATGCTCTGGTCGCCCGGGTCCAAACCACCACTACAGCGGTGCGAGCGCTGCTCGAGCAGAGCCTTCTCCCGGAACCCGTGCATGACTCGCGGTGTCGGCGCTGCTCCCTGCGGCCAGGCTGCATGCCTGAGGCACCCAAGCACGTCGACGGGTTGTTCATGCCACGTCCCGAAGGTGAGTGGCATGGTTGA
- the cas7c gene encoding type I-C CRISPR-associated protein Cas7/Csd2: protein MTAPHLDPTVRHDMVFLFDVVDGNPNGDPDAGNRPRMDDESGQGLVTDVSLKRKIRDTIALAAGDDPRYEVFVQAGHALNPRLEASYQATGLEVGGKGKVTAEQAGAARAWLCDRYVDIRLFGAVLSVGKTPALGQVRGPVQVTMGRSIDPVFPMDHAITRVTQTRQEDIDKGESTEMGGKWTVPYGLYRAEIYYSANRGAQTGVDSRDLDLLHRSLEMMFDHDRSATRGRLTPRGLYVFTHPDAFGAAPAHRLTERVRIQRIEDAIESVPRSFSDYIVSVDDDGLPAGVQLTKLVS, encoded by the coding sequence ATGACCGCCCCGCACCTGGACCCCACGGTCCGCCACGACATGGTGTTCCTCTTCGACGTTGTGGACGGTAACCCCAACGGCGACCCGGACGCTGGGAACCGCCCGCGCATGGACGACGAGTCCGGCCAGGGCCTGGTCACCGACGTGTCGCTCAAGCGCAAGATCCGCGACACCATCGCCCTCGCCGCCGGCGACGACCCCCGCTACGAGGTGTTCGTCCAGGCCGGACACGCCCTGAACCCCCGCCTGGAGGCCTCCTACCAAGCGACCGGTCTGGAGGTCGGCGGCAAGGGCAAGGTGACCGCCGAACAGGCCGGCGCCGCACGGGCCTGGCTGTGTGACCGCTACGTCGACATCCGGCTGTTCGGCGCGGTGCTCTCGGTCGGTAAAACCCCCGCCCTGGGCCAGGTCCGGGGCCCGGTACAGGTGACCATGGGCCGCAGCATCGACCCGGTCTTCCCGATGGACCACGCCATCACCCGCGTCACCCAGACCCGCCAGGAAGACATCGACAAGGGCGAGTCCACCGAGATGGGCGGCAAGTGGACCGTGCCCTACGGCCTGTACCGCGCCGAGATCTACTACTCCGCCAACCGCGGCGCCCAGACCGGGGTGGACAGCCGCGACCTCGACCTGCTGCACCGCAGCCTGGAGATGATGTTCGACCACGACCGATCCGCAACCCGCGGCCGGCTCACCCCCCGCGGGCTCTACGTCTTCACCCACCCCGATGCCTTCGGCGCCGCCCCAGCCCACCGGCTCACCGAGCGGGTCCGCATCCAGCGCATCGAGGACGCGATCGAGTCGGTGCCCCGCAGCTTCTCCGACTACATCGTCTCGGTCGACGACGACGGGCTGCCCGCCGGGGTACAGCTGACCAAGCTGGTCAGCTGA
- the cas8c gene encoding type I-C CRISPR-associated protein Cas8c/Csd1, with translation MLLHRLVEYAGRDEAAAPFHRERQFGWRLDLRLDGQPETDTLQPLVEVDAKGRARGVVHAVPTMVRTAGVAANLAADDAQYVLGWADEDSKPERVAQCHAAFVDLTHRWADSDEGGADPVARAVSAFYRSGAATALQRPEDCTAKSGVLIAVGGVPAYRAASVPAFWATEVARRKGSLAGHGLCLICGQVGPLLDTLPGRVPSRLVPGATNDTALVSVNERVFGYDLTTQLAASPVCMSCGEAVTAGLVRALDSEHSSTYGGQDSRLAWWTTEEASFDAMTILQQPSAAEVTALLEAVHRGRPAGGQRPDPTKFCSLTVGGNVARIMVRDWLEMPLDQVKTNIAAWFADHEIVSTRPDGPTHHGLGRFALVCGRLVRARDGGRYAEFGAKGADRPDGVHRDLVRAALRRTPLPPSLLAHLVHRVRTDGRLDDARAALLRLILTRHPLTTEKPMPGLDPSNTTPAYVAGRAFAVLEQIQYDASGQRNATYGDRFFAGAISNPRAALVTGQRDAIAWLRKLRRTKPPAAVRHQKALDELFGLLDPTGDVPARTTLHEQSLFLLGYHHQRAHRFASIRAAHATPTDDVDAVEETA, from the coding sequence ATGCTGCTACACCGGCTCGTCGAGTACGCCGGCCGCGACGAAGCCGCGGCCCCGTTCCACCGCGAACGGCAGTTCGGCTGGCGGCTTGACCTCCGGCTGGACGGGCAGCCGGAGACCGACACCCTGCAGCCCCTCGTCGAGGTCGACGCGAAGGGACGCGCCCGCGGGGTCGTGCACGCGGTACCGACCATGGTGCGCACCGCGGGAGTCGCCGCCAACCTCGCCGCGGACGACGCGCAATACGTGCTCGGCTGGGCCGACGAGGACAGCAAGCCCGAACGCGTCGCGCAGTGCCACGCCGCGTTCGTCGACCTGACCCACCGCTGGGCGGACAGCGACGAGGGCGGCGCCGACCCGGTCGCCCGCGCGGTGTCGGCGTTCTACCGCAGCGGCGCCGCCACCGCGCTGCAGCGCCCCGAGGACTGCACCGCCAAAAGCGGCGTGCTCATCGCCGTCGGTGGGGTGCCCGCTTACCGGGCCGCGTCGGTGCCCGCGTTCTGGGCCACGGAGGTGGCCCGCCGCAAAGGCTCCCTAGCAGGACACGGGCTGTGCCTGATCTGCGGCCAGGTGGGGCCGCTGCTAGACACCCTGCCCGGCCGGGTTCCCTCGCGGCTGGTGCCGGGCGCCACGAACGACACCGCCCTGGTCAGTGTGAACGAGCGGGTCTTCGGCTACGACCTGACCACCCAGTTGGCCGCCAGCCCGGTCTGCATGAGCTGCGGGGAAGCCGTCACCGCCGGACTGGTCCGCGCCCTGGATTCCGAGCATTCCTCGACCTACGGCGGGCAGGACAGCCGCCTGGCGTGGTGGACCACCGAGGAGGCCAGCTTCGACGCGATGACGATCCTGCAGCAGCCCTCCGCAGCGGAGGTCACCGCGCTGCTGGAGGCGGTGCACCGCGGCCGCCCCGCGGGCGGGCAGAGACCCGACCCGACGAAGTTCTGCTCCCTGACCGTCGGCGGCAACGTCGCCCGCATCATGGTGCGGGACTGGCTGGAGATGCCGCTGGACCAGGTCAAGACCAACATTGCGGCCTGGTTCGCCGACCACGAGATCGTCTCCACCCGCCCCGATGGACCCACCCACCACGGCCTGGGCCGATTCGCCCTGGTCTGCGGGCGGTTGGTGCGGGCTCGCGACGGGGGCCGTTACGCCGAGTTCGGAGCCAAGGGGGCCGACCGGCCCGACGGGGTGCATCGCGACCTGGTGCGTGCGGCGCTGCGCCGCACCCCGCTACCGCCCTCGCTGCTCGCGCATCTCGTGCACCGGGTGCGCACCGACGGCCGCCTTGATGACGCGCGCGCCGCGCTGCTCCGGCTGATCCTGACGCGCCACCCCCTGACCACGGAGAAACCGATGCCCGGACTCGACCCGTCCAACACCACCCCGGCCTACGTCGCCGGGCGCGCCTTCGCCGTCCTCGAACAGATCCAGTACGACGCCAGCGGGCAGCGCAACGCCACCTACGGCGACCGGTTCTTCGCAGGGGCGATCAGCAACCCCCGCGCCGCGCTGGTCACCGGGCAGCGCGACGCCATCGCCTGGCTACGCAAGCTCCGCCGCACGAAGCCACCCGCCGCCGTCCGCCACCAGAAGGCCTTGGACGAGCTGTTCGGTCTGCTCGACCCCACTGGGGATGTGCCGGCGCGGACCACGCTGCACGAGCAGTCGCTGTTCCTGCTCGGCTACCACCACCAACGCGCGCACCGCTTCGCCTCCATCCGCGCAGCCCACGCCACCCCCACCGATGACGTCGACGCCGTCGAGGAGACCGCCTGA
- the cas5c gene encoding type I-C CRISPR-associated protein Cas5c: MVTVNLPRSADGAPPVVVQVWGDGALFTRPELKVERVSYPVMTPSAAVGVLESIFWKPEMTWRVVAIEVLNPIRQFTQRRNETTDLASLTEAASGRRRIDTVAHRVQRNAVCLRDVAYRIHAHVDLRERATKPAAAYRDQFRRRVGRGSCFSQPYLGTREFTAYFGEPDERPAIEVTEDLGIMLHTVDHSTTPASFTWFTARLDHGVLHVPAQGIPGSGAA; the protein is encoded by the coding sequence GTGGTGACGGTGAACCTGCCGCGGTCCGCGGATGGCGCGCCCCCGGTGGTGGTGCAGGTGTGGGGCGACGGCGCGCTGTTCACCCGTCCCGAGTTGAAAGTGGAGCGGGTCTCCTACCCGGTGATGACCCCGTCGGCCGCGGTCGGCGTGCTGGAGTCGATCTTCTGGAAGCCGGAGATGACCTGGCGGGTGGTGGCGATCGAGGTGCTGAACCCGATCCGCCAGTTCACCCAGCGCCGCAACGAGACCACCGACCTCGCCTCGCTGACCGAAGCCGCCTCGGGGCGCCGCCGGATCGACACCGTGGCCCACCGGGTGCAGCGCAACGCGGTGTGCCTGCGCGATGTCGCCTACCGCATCCACGCACACGTGGACCTGCGGGAGCGGGCGACCAAACCGGCGGCGGCCTACCGAGACCAGTTCCGCCGCCGCGTCGGGCGGGGCAGCTGCTTCAGCCAGCCCTACCTGGGGACGCGGGAGTTCACCGCCTACTTCGGGGAGCCCGACGAGCGGCCCGCGATCGAGGTGACCGAGGACCTGGGGATCATGCTGCACACCGTGGACCACTCCACCACCCCGGCGTCGTTCACCTGGTTCACCGCCCGCCTCGACCACGGCGTGCTGCACGTCCCCGCCCAGGGCATCCCCGGCTCCGGGGCGGCCTGA
- the cas3 gene encoding CRISPR-associated helicase Cas3' has protein sequence MAGHLRSTAALTRNFTAPFGAGDLGAALGLLHDAGKADCGWQDRLRGADGTGNRVGGDHKSLGARLLLDAAGPAALAVLGHHGGLGALEDLRGFVAKDLDPADRATADRLLAELPEARPIIDGEPLIPEAWRRDPLVLEMGLRLAFSALVDADHLDTGAHFAGLAGPQVAPPADMATLLRRFEHRRAALLADRPASPVDGVRAELYAAAVAAAAGPPGLYRLPAPTGSGKTMTAAAFALHHAVRYGQSRVIVAVPFVTITEQNAQVYRELLGAENVVEHHSAVEQDGDRARLGAENWDAPFVVTTTVQLFDSLFGRKPARSRKLHRLANAVIVLDEVQALPAQLLVPILDGLRLLTEHFGTTVLLASATQPAFQHLQVWQQMRITDVVDQPAAVYDRLRRVRYEWWLDPQPTLAEVADRVASQRQALVVVNTVRDARELAGLLNERGGAVRHLSTRMCPAHRRAVLAEVQDRLAADEPVLLVSTQLIEAGVDVDFPAVYRALAPADSLQQAAGRANREGRRAEPGRVVVFDAADAGAPPSYRTPVGVTSICFGPGRADPDDLIVLEDYYRRLYEAMGTDRGQRATTIQRNRRGLDFAAVADGPWIEAGESGARNPRLAFRMLDDETVPVVVTGYDGDGEAARLLAELRATDGARRDLFRALQRFTVAMPERLMARPDVAALSAPVVGDLREWLGDYHPQHGIDEDEIAKEMVW, from the coding sequence TTGGCGGGGCATCTCCGGTCGACGGCCGCCCTCACTCGCAACTTCACCGCGCCGTTCGGGGCCGGTGATCTGGGCGCGGCGCTGGGTCTGCTGCACGACGCGGGCAAGGCCGACTGTGGCTGGCAGGACCGCCTACGCGGAGCCGACGGCACCGGCAACCGGGTGGGTGGGGATCACAAGTCGCTGGGCGCCCGGCTGCTGCTCGACGCGGCGGGACCGGCGGCGCTCGCTGTGCTGGGCCACCACGGCGGCCTCGGGGCGCTGGAAGACCTGCGGGGGTTCGTCGCGAAGGACCTCGATCCGGCCGATCGCGCCACAGCCGACCGGCTATTGGCGGAGCTGCCAGAGGCGCGCCCCATCATCGACGGGGAGCCACTGATCCCCGAGGCGTGGCGGCGGGATCCGCTGGTGCTGGAGATGGGCCTGCGGTTGGCGTTCTCCGCGCTGGTCGATGCCGATCACCTCGACACCGGGGCGCACTTCGCCGGGCTCGCCGGCCCGCAGGTTGCGCCGCCGGCGGACATGGCCACGCTGCTGCGCCGCTTCGAGCACCGGCGGGCGGCGCTGCTGGCCGACCGGCCAGCCTCCCCGGTCGACGGTGTGCGCGCGGAGCTGTACGCGGCGGCGGTGGCCGCGGCGGCTGGCCCGCCCGGGTTGTACCGGCTGCCGGCGCCGACCGGGTCGGGCAAGACGATGACGGCGGCGGCGTTCGCGCTGCATCACGCGGTCCGGTACGGCCAGTCCCGGGTGATCGTGGCGGTGCCGTTCGTGACGATCACCGAGCAGAACGCCCAGGTCTACCGTGAGCTCCTCGGCGCGGAGAACGTCGTGGAGCACCACTCGGCGGTCGAGCAGGACGGGGATCGGGCCCGGCTGGGCGCGGAGAACTGGGACGCCCCGTTCGTGGTCACGACCACGGTGCAGTTGTTCGACTCGCTGTTCGGGCGCAAACCGGCCCGGTCGCGCAAGCTGCACCGGCTGGCGAACGCGGTGATCGTGCTGGATGAGGTGCAGGCGTTGCCCGCGCAGCTGCTGGTGCCGATCCTCGACGGGCTGCGGCTGCTGACCGAGCACTTCGGCACCACTGTCCTGCTCGCCTCCGCGACCCAGCCCGCGTTCCAACATCTGCAGGTGTGGCAGCAGATGCGCATCACCGACGTGGTGGACCAGCCTGCCGCGGTCTACGACCGGCTGCGCCGGGTGCGCTACGAGTGGTGGCTGGATCCCCAGCCGACGCTGGCTGAGGTCGCCGACCGGGTTGCCTCCCAGCGCCAGGCGCTGGTCGTGGTGAACACCGTGCGCGATGCGCGAGAGCTGGCCGGCTTGCTCAACGAGCGCGGCGGCGCGGTGCGGCATCTGTCCACCCGGATGTGCCCGGCGCACCGGCGCGCGGTGCTCGCCGAAGTGCAGGACCGCCTCGCCGCGGACGAACCGGTGTTGCTGGTGTCCACCCAGCTGATTGAGGCCGGCGTGGATGTCGACTTCCCCGCGGTCTACCGCGCGCTCGCCCCCGCGGACTCGCTGCAGCAGGCGGCGGGCCGGGCCAACCGGGAGGGCCGCCGCGCCGAGCCGGGTCGCGTGGTCGTGTTCGACGCGGCCGACGCGGGGGCACCCCCGAGCTATCGGACCCCGGTCGGGGTGACCTCGATCTGCTTCGGCCCGGGCCGCGCGGACCCCGATGACCTCATCGTGCTGGAGGACTACTACCGGCGGTTGTACGAGGCCATGGGCACCGATCGCGGCCAGCGGGCGACGACGATTCAGCGGAACCGTCGAGGGCTGGATTTCGCCGCGGTGGCGGACGGGCCATGGATCGAGGCCGGGGAGTCGGGCGCCCGCAATCCGCGGTTGGCGTTCCGGATGCTCGATGACGAGACCGTGCCGGTGGTGGTGACCGGCTACGACGGCGACGGCGAGGCCGCCCGGCTGCTCGCCGAGCTGCGCGCCACCGACGGGGCGCGGCGCGACCTCTTCCGGGCGCTGCAGCGGTTCACCGTCGCGATGCCCGAGCGGCTGATGGCCCGCCCCGACGTCGCCGCGCTGTCCGCCCCGGTGGTGGGGGACCTGCGGGAGTGGCTCGGCGACTACCACCCGCAGCACGGCATCGATGAGGACGAGATTGCGAAGGAGATGGTGTGGTGA
- a CDS encoding PH domain-containing protein, with product MGLLDGIIGNASRIDPAAAAQEYSRLLGQGEQVQAAYQLVRDAFLFTDRRLILVDKQGMTGRKVEYHTVPYRSITHFSVETAGTFDLDAELKIWLSGSPTPISKQFGKGADVYEVQALLSNYVAR from the coding sequence GTGGGCCTTCTGGACGGAATCATCGGCAACGCCTCCCGCATCGATCCCGCCGCCGCGGCGCAGGAGTACTCCCGGCTGCTGGGGCAGGGTGAGCAGGTCCAGGCGGCCTATCAGCTGGTGCGGGATGCCTTTCTGTTCACCGATCGGCGGTTGATCCTGGTCGACAAGCAGGGCATGACCGGGCGGAAGGTCGAGTACCACACCGTGCCGTACCGGAGCATCACGCACTTCAGCGTCGAGACGGCGGGGACCTTCGACCTCGACGCGGAGTTGAAGATCTGGCTGTCGGGCAGCCCCACGCCGATCAGTAAGCAGTTCGGCAAAGGTGCGGACGTCTACGAGGTGCAGGCGCTGCTGAGCAACTACGTCGCACGTTGA
- a CDS encoding serine hydrolase domain-containing protein, whose amino-acid sequence MSAALATLGLGLGLGAAAPAALAEQAPPDEAAKVVDTVRSTMESAHLRAVIVKVTRGEDVVLREAFGPSMEGVPASPDMHFRNGAVAFAYVSTLLLKFVDEGRVGLDDPIARWEPTLPYADTVTLRMLTNQTTGYPDYETDPAWLAAFNADPFHLFTYEERLKYAFSRPQQFPPGTNWSYAHTNFMILGEILAKIGGKPLDALLAEKVLGPMGLEDTVGTLTSEVPEPALHTYTGERKPALGTPPATFSEEATYWNTQWGTPMGANQTTTIDDLATTAVAVGTGSLLSPASREAMTGPSLLGFGTKEPACEPTCFTQVDGYNYGLGVVRSGSWILQNPQLSGFSATEAYLPSHKIAIAVAVTYLPEAFDAQGNFANSSDLLFRRIGAVVAPDAAPPMPK is encoded by the coding sequence GTGAGTGCGGCCCTGGCCACGCTCGGGCTCGGGCTCGGGCTCGGGGCGGCGGCGCCGGCGGCGCTCGCGGAGCAGGCACCACCTGACGAGGCGGCGAAGGTGGTGGACACGGTCCGCTCCACGATGGAGTCCGCCCACCTCAGGGCGGTCATCGTGAAGGTCACCCGGGGAGAAGACGTCGTGCTCCGGGAGGCCTTCGGCCCGTCGATGGAGGGCGTGCCCGCCTCGCCCGACATGCACTTCCGCAACGGTGCCGTGGCGTTCGCCTACGTGAGCACCCTGCTGCTGAAGTTCGTCGATGAGGGCAGGGTGGGGCTCGACGACCCGATCGCGCGCTGGGAGCCGACTCTGCCCTACGCGGACACGGTCACCCTCCGGATGCTGACCAACCAGACCACCGGCTACCCCGACTACGAGACGGACCCGGCGTGGCTCGCGGCCTTCAACGCCGACCCCTTCCACCTCTTCACCTACGAGGAGCGGCTGAAGTACGCGTTCAGCAGGCCGCAACAGTTCCCGCCCGGCACGAACTGGAGCTACGCGCACACCAACTTCATGATCCTCGGCGAGATCCTCGCGAAGATCGGCGGCAAGCCGCTCGACGCTCTGCTCGCGGAGAAGGTGCTCGGCCCGATGGGCTTGGAGGACACGGTCGGAACCCTGACCTCGGAGGTCCCGGAACCGGCCCTGCACACCTACACCGGTGAGCGGAAGCCGGCGCTCGGCACGCCGCCAGCCACCTTCAGCGAGGAGGCGACCTACTGGAATACACAGTGGGGCACGCCGATGGGCGCGAACCAGACCACCACAATCGACGACCTGGCCACCACTGCGGTCGCCGTCGGCACCGGCTCTCTGCTGTCCCCGGCGAGCCGGGAGGCGATGACCGGACCGAGCCTGCTGGGCTTCGGCACGAAGGAACCGGCGTGCGAGCCGACCTGCTTCACCCAGGTCGACGGCTACAACTACGGCCTGGGCGTGGTCCGCTCAGGCTCGTGGATCCTGCAGAACCCGCAGTTGAGCGGCTTCTCCGCGACCGAGGCCTACCTCCCATCGCACAAGATTGCGATCGCGGTCGCGGTGACCTACCTTCCCGAGGCGTTCGACGCCCAGGGCAACTTCGCGAACAGCAGCGACCTGCTCTTCCGTCGGATCGGCGCGGTCGTGGCGCCGGACGCGGCCCCACCGATGCCGAAGTAG
- a CDS encoding recombinase family protein, producing the protein MRIGYGRVSTRDQHPEAQADALSAAGCERVFIDTASGKLARRPELDEALRTLRAGDQLVVTKLDRLGRSLEHLIDLSGRLQDEGVDLVVLDQGIDTSTAVGRMFFQILGAIAEFEHALMSERTRDGLAAARARGRTGGQKPKLGERQARLAREMYEAGELTVAQIAAEFGVTRPTIYRHLDRLDELEASRRETPPARVSS; encoded by the coding sequence GTGCGGATCGGTTATGGACGGGTCTCCACCCGCGACCAACATCCCGAGGCCCAAGCCGACGCGTTGAGTGCGGCCGGTTGCGAGCGGGTGTTCATCGACACCGCGTCGGGGAAGCTGGCGCGCCGGCCCGAGCTCGACGAGGCCCTGCGGACGCTGCGTGCGGGGGACCAGCTCGTGGTCACCAAGCTCGATCGCCTCGGCCGGTCGCTGGAGCACCTGATCGACCTCTCCGGCCGGCTGCAGGACGAGGGGGTGGATCTGGTGGTGCTCGATCAGGGCATCGACACCTCGACCGCGGTCGGGCGGATGTTCTTCCAGATTCTGGGTGCGATCGCCGAGTTCGAACACGCCCTGATGTCCGAGCGCACCCGCGACGGGCTCGCCGCCGCCCGGGCGCGGGGGAGGACGGGCGGGCAGAAGCCGAAGCTGGGGGAGCGCCAAGCCCGGCTGGCGCGGGAGATGTACGAGGCTGGGGAACTCACCGTCGCCCAGATCGCCGCCGAGTTCGGCGTCACCCGGCCGACGATCTACCGCCATCTCGACCGCCTCGACGAACTCGAGGCTAGTCGGCGGGAGACGCCGCCGGCGCGGGTCAGCAGCTGA
- a CDS encoding helix-turn-helix domain-containing protein — MASLLLDPVRPDDTDVTTAVEALPHVKDYLTRHPGHEAVRLVVDDERQDSLTVPRGAVELLARILAHMAKGQGVSVVPSHAELTTQQAADMLNVSRPFLIGLLDAGEIEYRKVGKHRRIKAESLIAYMREDDRSHRAAADELSSLSQEMGLL; from the coding sequence ATGGCATCCCTACTGCTCGACCCGGTCCGCCCGGACGACACCGACGTCACCACCGCAGTTGAGGCGCTCCCGCACGTCAAGGACTACCTGACCCGGCACCCGGGTCATGAAGCTGTTCGACTGGTCGTCGACGACGAGCGCCAAGACTCCCTGACTGTCCCGCGTGGTGCGGTCGAACTGCTGGCCCGCATCCTCGCGCACATGGCCAAGGGTCAAGGCGTCTCCGTCGTTCCCTCACATGCGGAACTGACGACCCAGCAGGCCGCCGACATGCTCAACGTCAGTCGTCCGTTCCTCATCGGACTGCTCGACGCGGGCGAGATCGAGTACCGCAAGGTCGGCAAGCACCGCCGGATCAAGGCCGAGTCACTGATCGCCTACATGCGCGAGGACGACCGCAGCCACCGCGCGGCCGCGGACGAACTCTCCTCGCTGAGCCAGGAGATGGGCCTGCTCTGA